One genomic window of Malaciobacter molluscorum LMG 25693 includes the following:
- a CDS encoding transglutaminase-like cysteine peptidase produces MKQIILLIFIFISLLEAKKISLSQKEYNDILKSPNSKQISIRLVKYNRLIKKAKDFPIIKKLAYTNSFYNKILPVDDENKYNVDDYWATPKEFLIEGKGDCEDYAIAKYFTLLTLGVDKKKLFLSVVKVKGETSYHMILLYFPTKKSIPLVLDNLSHKVITFDKRIKLIPKYIFNEFGAYVLKDKKIYKKVKINWGKTNKWQVILDRVYKLNE; encoded by the coding sequence ATGAAACAAATAATTTTACTTATTTTTATTTTTATATCATTACTTGAAGCAAAAAAAATATCTTTGAGTCAAAAAGAATACAATGATATATTAAAAAGTCCAAATAGTAAACAAATATCTATTAGATTAGTAAAATATAATAGACTAATAAAAAAAGCAAAAGACTTTCCTATTATAAAAAAACTTGCATATACAAATAGTTTTTACAATAAAATTCTTCCTGTTGATGATGAAAATAAATATAATGTAGATGATTACTGGGCAACACCAAAAGAGTTTTTGATTGAAGGTAAAGGTGATTGTGAAGATTATGCAATTGCAAAATATTTCACTTTATTGACTTTAGGTGTAGATAAGAAAAAACTTTTTTTATCAGTAGTAAAAGTTAAAGGTGAAACTTCTTATCACATGATTTTATTATATTTCCCTACAAAAAAATCAATTCCTTTAGTATTAGATAATTTAAGTCATAAAGTAATAACTTTTGATAAAAGAATAAAACTCATACCTAAATATATCTTTAATGAGTTTGGAGCATATGTTTTAAAAGATAAAAAAATCTATAAAAAAGTTAAAATAAACTGGGGTAAAACAAACAAATGGCAAGTTATATTAGATAGAGTTTATAAACTAAACGAATAA
- a CDS encoding aminotransferase class IV: MNNIQYFETIKCEDNEIFNLNYHNKRVANTIAKNFDLSEYIYPINEKLLRCKVIYNEDEIIDINYFEYKKRKIRSFKIIYNNKIEYSKKYLNRKSLNNIFEQRDNCDEIMIFKNNLLTDTSIANIAIYFENSWLTPKQPLLFGTTRQRYIEQGFLKQQDITLEMLKKANKIALLNAMIDFDILEDYSFSL, translated from the coding sequence ATGAATAATATACAATATTTCGAAACAATAAAATGTGAAGATAATGAGATTTTTAATTTAAATTATCATAATAAAAGAGTTGCAAATACTATTGCAAAGAATTTTGATTTGAGTGAATATATATATCCAATAAATGAAAAACTTTTACGATGTAAAGTTATATATAATGAAGATGAGATAATAGATATAAACTATTTTGAATATAAAAAAAGAAAAATAAGAAGTTTTAAAATAATATATAATAATAAAATAGAGTATTCAAAAAAGTATTTAAATAGAAAAAGTTTAAATAATATATTTGAACAAAGAGATAATTGTGATGAGATTATGATATTTAAAAATAATCTTTTAACTGATACTTCAATTGCAAATATCGCTATTTATTTTGAAAATAGTTGGCTTACTCCAAAACAACCACTCTTGTTTGGTACTACAAGACAAAGATATATAGAACAAGGATTTTTAAAACAACAAGATATTACTTTAGAAATGTTAAAAAAAGCTAATAAAATTGCACTATTAAATGCAATGATTGATTTTGATATTTTAGAAGATTATTCGTTTAGTTTATAA
- a CDS encoding Cj0069 family protein: protein MKNKIFIIECNVGSDKGFDGFRADTKPILNEIEQISGFSTEVVFYSPSKKDELFEYLNKNAYAIISRINPGNLKEIDEYFQFLNKLSQNQIEVHTHPDVMINLDFKDILYKLKDTKIGEKSTKFYQKVEEFNADFPQVLKAEKIRVLKTNYGSTGEGVYLVKLNDNGTVTSTEAVNNEKEKFSSINDFMTDFAWKFEEEDENASYFKNKKGFVSCKYLKRINEGEIRVLLVKDNPICIVHKQPQAGEFSATLFSGAKYNYESASSLKYKELIQLTKKSFKHLKKHCNNKNFPILWTMDYILDYDENKNDKYVLSEINCSCVGITTHLEYAKDIAKVFRRDLIINNIENSLISYSIV from the coding sequence ATGAAAAATAAAATCTTTATCATAGAGTGTAATGTAGGGAGTGACAAAGGTTTTGATGGTTTTAGAGCTGATACTAAACCAATACTAAATGAAATAGAACAAATTAGTGGTTTTTCTACTGAAGTTGTATTTTATAGTCCTTCAAAAAAAGATGAACTTTTTGAATATCTAAATAAAAATGCTTATGCCATTATAAGTAGAATTAATCCAGGAAATTTAAAAGAGATTGATGAATATTTTCAGTTTCTAAATAAATTAAGTCAAAATCAAATAGAAGTACATACTCATCCTGATGTGATGATAAATTTAGATTTTAAAGATATTTTGTACAAATTAAAAGATACAAAAATAGGTGAAAAAAGTACAAAGTTTTATCAAAAAGTTGAAGAGTTTAATGCTGATTTTCCTCAAGTATTAAAAGCTGAAAAAATAAGAGTATTAAAGACAAACTACGGCTCAACAGGTGAAGGTGTATATTTAGTAAAATTAAATGATAATGGTACTGTAACATCGACAGAAGCTGTAAATAATGAAAAAGAGAAGTTTAGTTCTATAAATGACTTTATGACTGATTTTGCCTGGAAATTTGAAGAAGAAGATGAAAATGCATCTTATTTTAAAAATAAAAAAGGTTTTGTATCTTGTAAATATTTAAAAAGAATAAATGAAGGTGAAATTAGAGTTTTATTAGTAAAAGATAATCCAATTTGTATTGTTCATAAACAACCACAAGCAGGTGAGTTTTCTGCAACTTTATTTAGTGGTGCAAAATATAATTATGAATCTGCATCAAGTTTGAAATATAAAGAATTGATACAACTTACTAAAAAAAGTTTTAAGCATTTAAAAAAACATTGTAATAATAAAAACTTTCCAATTCTTTGGACGATGGATTATATTTTAGATTATGATGAGAATAAAAATGATAAATATGTGTTAAGTGAGATTAACTGTTCTTGTGTTGGTATAACTACTCACTTAGAATATGCAAAAGATATAGCTAAAGTTTTTAGAAGAGATTTAATTATTAATAATATAGAAAATAGTCTAATTTCATACTCAATAGTTTAA
- a CDS encoding aminodeoxychorismate synthase component I, with the protein MNKKEKIRKLLNKNGSESEPFFFMISYDLTKYEIIKLNQLPKDINFELSDDKSIFSSKKIGIEKFPLDFKSYKIAFDKIQKNIKEGNSYLLNLTIKTKIDIKLSLDEIYKYAKSKFKLKYKDEFVCFSPEKFVDIENNKIFTYPMKGTIDANIEDAQKKILANKKEMAEHTMVVDLLRNDLSIVSSKVRVEKFRYCEKISAGKKDLLQVSSKIKGELNSDWKSKIGDILTSLLPAGSITGTPKIKTVEILKDVEKYDRDYYTGIAGIFDGENLYSFVLIRFIEKIQNELYYKSGGGITCDSDAILEYKEALDKIYIPT; encoded by the coding sequence TTGAATAAAAAAGAAAAAATTAGAAAATTATTAAATAAAAATGGCTCAGAATCTGAGCCATTTTTTTTTATGATCTCTTATGATTTAACTAAATATGAAATTATAAAATTAAACCAACTTCCCAAAGATATAAATTTTGAGTTATCAGATGATAAATCTATATTCTCTTCAAAAAAAATAGGTATAGAAAAATTCCCACTTGATTTTAAAAGTTACAAAATTGCTTTTGATAAAATTCAAAAAAATATAAAAGAAGGAAACTCATATCTTCTCAATTTAACTATTAAAACAAAAATAGATATAAAACTATCTTTAGATGAAATATATAAATATGCAAAATCAAAATTTAAATTGAAGTATAAAGATGAGTTTGTATGTTTCTCTCCTGAAAAATTTGTGGATATAGAAAATAACAAAATATTCACATACCCTATGAAAGGTACAATTGATGCCAATATAGAAGATGCACAAAAAAAGATATTAGCAAATAAAAAAGAGATGGCTGAACATACAATGGTTGTAGATTTATTAAGAAATGACTTATCTATTGTATCTTCAAAAGTTAGAGTTGAAAAGTTTAGATATTGTGAAAAGATTAGTGCAGGAAAAAAAGATTTACTTCAAGTGAGTTCTAAAATCAAAGGGGAACTAAATAGTGATTGGAAAAGTAAAATAGGAGATATTTTAACTTCACTTTTACCTGCTGGTTCAATAACAGGAACACCTAAAATAAAAACAGTTGAAATATTAAAAGATGTAGAAAAATATGATAGAGATTATTATACAGGAATTGCTGGAATTTTTGATGGAGAAAATCTTTATAGTTTTGTATTAATAAGATTTATAGAAAAAATACAAAATGAACTTTATTATAAAAGTGGAGGTGGAATTACTTGTGATTCTGATGCGATATTAGAATATAAAGAAGCACTTGATAAAATTTATATACCAACATAA